Within the Dunckerocampus dactyliophorus isolate RoL2022-P2 chromosome 10, RoL_Ddac_1.1, whole genome shotgun sequence genome, the region GATATATACGTGGTTGAGAATGTTGCTCTGAAAAGtgttttatacttgtatttgttTGCTAAATTGTTTGTCAAAACCGCAAGCTTGCTTGCGTTGACTAGCTTAGCTACGAGATTTTTTGTAGGGACAAAAGGGTCCAAGCTGTTGTAGTACAATTAAGACTGAGTTATCCTTAAGACTCACTGTGTAATTTAACACGTATTTGTTTTAAGAACAATGTACATTAGTTGACTGCAATTTAGAAATCCATGCAATATGATGGTATGAAAGGAAAGGAagagagcaaaaaaaaacccctgctGTGGAGTGTTTTCTATATTTTGGTTTATATATTATGTGATAATGTCACCTAGTTCACACATGGTACATGGTATATTTGTACATACACAATGGTCAGTTCAAATTGGCAAGTGAGAGAGCACATGAACTGATACGTCCAGAAGTACACGCAATTATTGCCTATGTACTACAGGCAATAGCAACAAAGCAACAGTTTGCGCCATAACCTCCAAATCGTGAGGCCATTTTAACGTATGTGAAGGcagaagaaagtcatttccgGAAAAGGCACAAAGGCAAATGGAGGGAAACAGGGACCATAGGTCATGTGGGCTGATGGTGAAGAACATCACACTTAAATACAAAAACGAGCAAAGAGTCAAAAGAGCACGCTGGGACATTATTCAAGGTAAAGAATAAAAGAGGATTTTTGGAAGAACTTCATTGCCCTTgtgaaaaatacattgaaacGTTTTCTTTCCAAGAAATACCCATTGCCATGTGGACATTGCCTATATCgtcacaaataaacaacaaaaacaaacatctaaCTCAAAGGCGGTACAAAAATAATTCCTCTTCAGCAAGTTGGAGGGTCTACATCGCCCCCTGATGGTTGCTGCTCTTACACATGGATACTGTTGGCTTTCAGCCACCGTGCACCCTAAATAAAGCTCTGAGTCTTTGAAGCGAGACCAGGTGAGCCAAAGTCACTTCTCTGGGAGAGGGTTGGTGGATGGCGGGCCTCAGACAGCCATGGGGCGTCCCAGCTGCAGGTCGTAAGAGACTATGTGGAAGTTGTCCCAGGCAAACAGCTTCTTCTGGGCCGGGTTATAGTCGATCATGCTGTTGTAGCGGTACTTGTTCCTGAAGGGGATGGCCACCGCTTTGCCCTGGTTCGTCTCGGTGTCATACATGTAGTTGACGGTGGTGTTGGGCGCTGTGTAGCTGCCCACCGTGTACAGCCGCCCACAGATGACGAAGGCGTTGGCCACCGAGTTCTTCCTGATGTTGGTCTCCCAGCTCTTCTTCACCTCCAGGCTGTGGGGGTCCAGCTGTGACAGCACGATAGCGCCCTTAGCCTTGCTGGTGGAGTAGACGGCCCACAGGCCCTGCTCATCCACGGCCAGGTCGATGTCGGTGTAGCCCCCCCACGAGTAGGGGAACTGACCGTGAAAGCCGGCGTGGGGGAGGTCACGGCGGGCCGCCACACTCTCGGACGCCAAGTCGAAGCGGATGAGTGTGCGGCTGCGGCGCCTCTGGTAGTACAGGGAGCCTCGGTACAGTGTGGCGCCCGTGCTCTCCAGCGGCTCCGGCAGCAGCAGAACCTGTCCAGCACCAAAGTCAGATCCACTTTTTCTTGGAAGAACACCTTATTTCCTCAAATATTGATTTATAATAGTGTTTATTGGAAGCAAGGCATCTATTTGAGAGGAGGCCTTGGAGGCCTAATATTGCTTTTGCGTATTTGACCCATTAGTAATGCAACCGGACCAAACCTGCTCAAATAAGATCTGCAACCCGATTAATTAAAGCAAAAAACTCAcctgcacacatacagtatgtatgcttttattttacGCTTGTGTTTTTCCTCTTTGTTGTCCAGTTCCACGCTATCCTATTGTCCTTTGTGCTATGCTAATCTGCCATCAGCTACACAGCCTAAAGTAGCGTACCGGACTAAATGGTATAGCTAGTTGGAAAGTGGTAATTATTGCAGGACCAAGGCAACGCACCCGCGACCAATTGAGGCACAACTgtttatttgaggaaatatggtaCTTTGCGGTACTGTGACACCCACCTTGGTGGGGAAGCCCTTAGAGAGCTGCTCCATGTCCTCGTATCCAAACATCTGCCTGACGTCAGAGCCGATGGTGTCGATGCGCCACGCCATGTTGGGCCCGTACGGGGCCACGGCCTCAGAGTCCTGCATCCAGACACCGTATTTTCCCGCGATGCTGTCAGCTTTCCTGTGAGTGACAGGCTCAGCCACTGACACCAGCACGCCACAACCTGAAGAAGAGGGAGAAAGTGACTTGTGTGAAAGAGTTCATGTTGAGTTTGTGACCGAGATTGACCAAGAACACCCTGTACTCAAAACTGACTGGCGGGAATACGATAAGACTTGAAGGCGGTTTCTCGCCTCCTGAAAACACACCCTTGCTCTCAGGTGTAGGATTTGGGAGTTAGGTGGGAACTTTCATGTCGTCAAAGTCATCAGAGTGAGACATCCTGTTGCCATGGCGCACGAGGCTGGTATTCTCTCCCCAAATGCTGCAGTATAAAtagcagtatttgctttgagacTGTCACCATGGGGGTGTTTTTgttactggtgtgtgtgtgtgggggggtgtcaTGTTGGCCAGTGTCATGTTTGCGGGTCAGACGGGTGGAAGCAAAGGAAGGGTTGACTTGACACCCagacgtcatcatcatcatctttaccttgtgtgtatgtgtgttttttgttttggtcaATTATAATTggttcctttcctttcctttgaaCAGGGAAGTTGACTCCCAGTTGTTAACAACGCCATGAGCCGCCATTCGCACGTAAATCAGTGCGGAGGTTAGTCTTTGCTGTTGCATGTAATAATTGACATACAGACTGACCAATGACTGATTGAAGTGAGCGAAACCGTCCGGCAAATCACTGTAGACTGACCAATGACTGCGCAGTGATCGAGCTGCATTTTGACCAATTACTGTTCTTTGTCTACTGTAATGATTGATCGGTTGGTAATGTTAGTCATGGGTaggtgtgtaaatgtgtgtatgCTGTGCATAGTGATTGACAGGTAGACTCAACCAACCAAttcaatgtttgtttgttaacAGGCTACTCCCTAATACCTCTTTCTGCATTTTTAACTGGCCCCTCTCTAACTCCACCCACTCGTCCAAGTAAGGAAGTTGACTTACAGCTTCAACTGAACAGTGCTTACTGTATGTTGCGTAGTTCATTTCACAGATAAGAGTCTAGTTTCCAAACCTGTGTACTCCTCAGGAGCGGGGACCTCGGTCACCTCGGCCTTGAGCTCCTGGAAGCCGGCGTGTCCCTGCTGCCATGCCGAGTCTGTCACGGAAGCACATCCACCAGTCCACacgtttgttgttgtgttgagtTGAATGTGAAGGCGTGATGCTACGGCAGCGGACTCACCTCTCAGACTGCTACTGTCACCTTGCCTGTTGGGACGCGCCATCAGGTGAGACACGGGGCTCGACCCTGAAGACACACAAAGAAGTTGATCCAAGTGTTCTAAATAATTAACCGTTTTGATATTTGTAACGTTGTGAACAagttaaaaccaatccaatatgCTAAGATGCcaagcataataataatcaatattgcaactttttctcattactttcagccttttttttttttctttttcacttcTCTCCCAAATTTTAGCTGtagtttttaaaagtttttgtctcattttcagtttaaaaaaatgagctgcgagTCGCAAATGGCCACAGGCCacagtttagacacccctgacatacacTTACATTGTTATTGTCTGGACATTTTTGATAGTGTAGCATAGTGTGACAGTCAATGTAGTTTATATTTGATGTATTCGTACGTGGGAGTTAGCGGACCAAGTCCACCCATGAATAAAAGTGTATTTGGTGAGGGAGTGTGACAGCAATGACAGCAGGGAATTTGACAGCAGAAAAGGGACACCCGCTGAGCACATTCCCAGCTGCTGTGGAGACAGCCAGTCGGAAGATGACATGACACACTCATGACACCCCTGTGGCACCCCCACGCTGTCCACttggttggcccgctccgtcATTGCACCTTCACGCCACCCTCTGTGAAGTTGTGTATGCGCCTCCACAcaaaagtaagtaagtaaaacGCACGTTGCACGCTGACGTTGTGCACGTGCAGTGGCTGTGTGGTGCGCACAGTGAGGTTTAATGATGCAGAAAGCCTTTTTTTAATGGTTTGCATGTGGAGGTCAGGGATGATGGAGTCACGCaaacaagaaatgatgaagggacgtggaaaaaaatcacatgggGGCAAAAGAAAGTATGAAAAACAGGAGGCAAGCCCAGGGATTAATGGACGTAGCTTAATCATCATTGCGGGTAAATAGCCATATTCTATTCCCCAATGTGCACATGCTCCACATGTGCCCCGTCTTTGTTTACAATCAACAGATGTTCTCAGTGGACCTGAAACCCTCCTCTAGATCCTCCATCAGCCCTTTGAGGTTTAGACAGGAGACTGATTTTGACGTCCTGACAGACCATATTAGGCTTTCCCAGTGTAGACTGAACAATGACTACATAAAGTGGGCGTGTGTAATGGTTGACAAGTCGACTGACCAATGACTGTATGAAATGCAGACCAATCACTATGCTGTGACTGATATGGCATAGGCGATAATGGCATAAATTGGGAGACATTATGATCAGTCACTGTGCTGTAGACTGATCAATGACTCTATGAAGTTCACACCAGTCACTTTACTCTGTGTAAAAACTGACCAATGACTACACGAAGTATGACAGATGTTACGAACGCTCACTGTGCCGCATGTGATGATTGACGTGTCGCCTGACCACTAACAACATTAAGTGGGGGATTCTGATTTCCTACTGACTTCAAGGTGGGCTACTAGTCAGTCACTCATGAAGGGAGAGCAagactgtgtctcaaatggaatacttctgtCTGTACATACAAGTATACTATGAAAACTGCGTAGTTCATTCTGACGGTGCAAATTTTGAAATTGTAGGGCTGTCCCAAATCAATGAATGTCGTGCACTTACCGGAAATGACGATCACAATGTTTATCCGCTTCCtcgtcttcttctctcctttttaattgctAATTACAACCATTACATAGCTAAGATGATTGAGGGTGCTGGGGTTCCATCGCTGCACATACAGCGGGGCGTGTTGAGTGCAACATTCGGGAACTGACAGTACACTGcattttactgtacagtattggaACGCACTCATGCACTCAGAATGTTGAGTGTGGAAGTGTGTGACATGAGAAACAGCCATAGACTGTGTTGGATCTAATGATTGACGAACAAAACAGACTGGCCATTGACTTTATAGACGAGCGTAACCTAAATGACGACACATGATGCATCAGCCATCGTTGAAaagccagccaatgacagagcagGAAGACGAGACTTCAACAGAAAGTCAAATCACTATGATcggtgtacagttgtccctcatttatcgcggtgaattggttccagacctgaccgcaataagtgaatttccacgaagtagtcAGCAACTCTACACCCAACGgattattaataaattgaatattttcgtaattatgacatagaaaacctgtttacgttgTTCCtgaaatacaggttttaacattattagagccccctagacatgaaataacaccccagtagtatctttacatttgtatgaccAAATATagaagatataatcagagaaaataagacacattagacataaataagaagactcacacttgtttttttctggacagcgcaCTTCCTGcgatggctattgtctcaccaacgtattgtaatggcggctttaaatggctttacactcgtgaAGCCAAaaagccaatatagtagacaaaataagagtaaataagccatttaagacgtaaataaaactcttgctcgagcagtgtcacagtaaatgtgttccctcagGGACCTTAGTGCCCggtggacagatgtgtggatgacaggaagtgatgtcggaggaTCAGAGTTGAGGTTTAGCTTGTCCAGGATTATGGacccaacagtagcctgttattattatgttgttattattgtgcctgcagCTAATTTAAGCCTGCAAAAATGTCTGTTCTGTAAATCACGTCTAGTgtctgtctcaccgaacaattactgacacccagtggccaatttaaaatactacattcacaattagaatgcttcttctgccttgtatttgtatttcagctcatttagttagttcatctagacattttcatgcttggaaatgcttaattcaggtcaagaataagtaaaatttgcttgaaaatgcatttttagaataaatataatataatatgaatataattaaataataataggccacattcaaccacgaaacatttCATCACGATCAAATATGCAAGAGCAATATTGggcctaaaaaaatatataatttactaattcattcatttttgaaaaatcaccAGAGTGAGCGCGCGATGcgcgaaccgcgatgtagcgatgGACGATGTAATAGGTAGCGACTGAGTTCATGCAATTGTGGAATATGTGTAGAGAATTGTGTGTTTGTTGAAAGTGGTGTGATGTATTTTACATGTGGTTCAGCCTGCAGGTGTAAACATGAGGAAGGATTTATGTCTGCAGGCCAATGCAAAAAAGGGCCTTTTGGGGGTGCTAAGCAGACTAGTATGGGGGCAGGGGGTGTAGATGGGGGTGTAGATGGACGTTTGGCCTCAACAAATACAGTCATGCAGCTTACTTAACATTCTTGGCTATGAGATATCTTCCCTACGTGTGGAGCATGTATGCACCCTACACATCCGGCGTCATTAAAAGCCTCGAGTTAAGACCTGCTCTTAGAACCTTTACTTCCAGGTCGCATTTCAAtgccccccaccgccaccccccacccacccgccACTTCCTAACCCGAACACTTCGCACCCTGCTCGCCATGCAAAGGGAAGCCCGCCTGTCATAAAGACTCATAAATAGTAAGTAACCggacctttgtgtgtgtgtgttccgaTCCAAACGTCCaccttggtttggtttggtttagttttatttgaacatgcatgaaggttacaatggaatacatctcatgaatcatcctttcaccgTTCAAAAGGAACAGGAccaagcaaagcttatttaatcctacccccatccattccacatcttgtacagtacatattattcacttcctgcattccgtgtcatatttttatataataatcagtgtaataataaataataaaaataaaaaacaagcatgacagaacaatcagtgtaatgatgaagactcttctgccttgtatttagcaaacatcaacctTAAAACGCTTGTCTCTCTCCGCTGAGTGCTAGCAGGAAATACAAGTTTATCATGCTGCGGCTGCAGTTGTGCGCTGTGCATGTTCCATACATAGATGACACGTGTCACCACTTCTCCCCCAAAACCTCCCATTGATCACGGAGTTTGTCAGCAAATGCATCATCAGAGGAGTGCGCTGCATGTGTGCATCGCAtcactgcatttttttattgcgtCATAATGCTTTCACCCTTTTTATCAAACacggaaccatatttggtaacttaaGTGGGTGGTCAACATGGACcaccagaggaaaaaaaagtaataataactattattatttgtggtatgatgtgcattatttttattatgtccttttttttttaggtttaggAGAACCATACCTTTCAGAAATCTCACAATTTTgtaccttttattattattattattttgaaattcTAACACGTCGGTATGataataattttcatttatcagtATGATTTTTCTTAAGAAATAGAATATTAAAGCATGTGTGGTTGTATATAAATGAAAACTAATGACAACAGTGGTTTTCTTTTGTTACCCTTTGCCAGTAAAATGTGTGCATGCTTGCTGTTCCATAAAAAGCTTGAAGTGACAGTTGCTGACCAAAAAACTGACCTGGCATCTGTTTCGAACTCCTGCTTAGGTAACCACAAAAGGTTCCCGCCTGATACAGTAAAGTACCACAAGAGTGACCGTGGTGTTGTGTTTCTTACCTCCAGCCCTGGGCGGCACCATGGGGCTCTGAGGTGGGCAGGGTCTGTTCCGCAGTCTCTCCATCTCCCTCAACGTCTCCTCCATGCGGTGCTGAAGCCCGCCCAGCTCCCTCTCCAGGCGTTCCTTCTCCCCCTGCAGCAGGTTCCTCTCGCCCACCGTGCGGGTCAGCGTCTCCTGAAGTTCGGACTGGCTCCGGCCTCCAGCCTGGGTGGTGGCGCCAGTGAGCCTGGACACCAGCGCCTCCAGCAGGGAGAGTCTGGCCTTGAGGCCCTCCACCTCTGGGCTTCCAGTCTGCGGGCAGCTGGCCTCAGCGGGGCTGGCCACGGTGAAGGTGTAGTGGCATCGCCCGCTACGGTCGTTCCCCCTCCAGAGGGCAGCGCGGTCCTGAGCGTCCCCTTGGGCCAGAAGCCCCACAAGGCAGAGCAGGAGGAACATGATGGAGGTAAGGAAGTCCGCTTCTTTTGGGAACTCTCAGGCAAAATTCGCCCCCCCTGCAGGTGCTTTTAAATCCCAAATGCAGGTATGTTGTCTTTGGCTGAGGTTGTCTTCCCTGTGTGCAAGTCGCTTACACTGACTTCTCCTCAAAGCCCTCACTGATATTTATACAGGTCTGCTAGAAAGGAGGGAACGAGTGGAAGAGGTGTAAAGGAGGGAGGGAGTGGAGAAAGATGGatagggaggaggaggaggggatgcTTGGCTTTTTCAGCATGTCCTATTTTTAATCCCtccaaaaaccaaacaaacctttttatttttgtgtttttttatttcatatccTCATTCCCATACCTTCTAGGGAATTTAGATGAGGTTTGTCGCTGACAAGAAAGTTGAGATACAGTTACCTTCCGAAGGGGGGCCGTGAGGCAGGGGGCCAGTGTCCCCTTTCATCAGCCTCCAGGGGTGTCATTTTGAAGGGTTGTGGGTTACCGCGAGTCAAATGATGACACCTTACGGTGGTCACAGCGCGAACCGAGCCCCCTTGGTCACTATATGCGCAAAAGTATTAGGGATGGCAATTCTCACCAATACTGATAAACTAAATACAGTAACTACATCGAACAATCACGCCCTGAGCTCATACAACaatgccctctagtggctgcatcaaaaacaacaatataattGGATGCTGTTTGAGGCCACGTGACACCATGATTATTTATCTTTTATGTCAGAATCTCGCCTGTGtccctaaagcaggggtgtctgaAGTGCAGGCCAGGGGCCATTGTCAGCTCGCAGctcatgtttttattggccctcacaaaaaaaataacatcacagGAATTAATTATTGTTGAGTTATTTTATGAGATATTATACTGATTTAATCTATAACACAAAGTTgacatgtggatgttttgttgagATAGTATAGCATATATTGACATACATTCGTTTTAGcttctttaatgcacaaaacgCATCAATGTggagtttggacactcctgcccGAAAGGGTACTCATTAAAATTCttagatatataaatatacattccctcaaaaatgatttaaatacattttttttacttgcgtgatatttttttaattaccatgaccatgtatttattgttacaaatgtatttattgttgtatATAATTAGTTAACATTAGttattattaagtattttttaatttttctttctCAGCTAAAACAAGGGAAAAGACTTCTGTTTTCCAtgaagttaccaaatatggcaTGTTTGCCATGATATATGTTTGAGCTAAGTAGGGCTTTTTTCTCCAAACTCTTGTGTCCATTTTGTGCGTGCGCAGACTCCCTCGTCAATAAATCTGCTTAATACAACATGAGGGGGCTGCCAGGAGCCGTTGCCCCCTCTCAGTGAGGCCCTGTCAGCCTGCTTGCCAGCTTGGATTTGCCGCTCTTCATCTCTTCTCAAGCTGAAGCGCCACTGACTTTTTAGCGTCATGCGATAGCCACTGTGATCCCGTTTATTTTCAGCCGGGTTGCACGATGAAAGATTGGATCCCAGATAGATACACCACGGGGGTGGCAAAGTGCAGGACGACCCTCCTCATCTTCCTGACTCCTCTTTGTTGTTGGTTGCCTTGTGACTTCAGGACCaatacacacaaaatattgGGACAGCAGCCACCTACAGGTGAAATATGTAAGAAAGTCGGTCGTTCATTTGTGATTAcggtggaacccgtttatgttgaAGCTGCTCGGACTGGCTGGTTGACTGATGTCAAAATAACCAACACCAAAACTAACTATTTACTTTGCTGGAGACATAAGGAGGATTGGCAGGGCTGcactgtggttagcatgttggccaacacagtaacagtctggagatcgggaagacctgggttcgattcccttgggcatttctgtgtggagtttgcatgttctccccgtgcgtgcgtggggtattccgggtactctggtttcctcccacattccaaaaacatgcatgttaggttaacgttaggctaaattgtccataggtattgtccctgtgattggctggccagtccagggtgtaccccgcctgtcgctctaagtcagctgggataggctccagcatacccccgcgaccctaatgatgagaagcggtatagaaaatggatggatggatggatggataaggaGGATTGGCGATGATAatggttttttggggggggttattttgatttgattcttctgctttcatatattttatgctCTTGTCTAATATGTTATTGTTGTATGTCTTCCCTACTATAAGAATAGTTGCAGGACATGCGCCAATCCTTCTCCTGGtggctaacaagctaaaaaaaatttaaaaaaaaataggcattttatcAGTTGTGGtaaaatccaggttaatactggcatgcttttattttcaagcttactttgcactgaacatgAAGTTACTCTGTGCACTTCTTAATGCTGTCTCCCAAGACAGCAGTTATGTTGCTGTCATCATTTTACGCTGCTTAGCAATAACGATAACAATAATAGATTTTATTTGTAACACGCTTTCCATTCCGTAGGATCTCAATAATACAACACATCAACACAAACTGaaccatttttttgtaaaaatgaccTCTTTATTTCGACAAAAGAGGTCGACCATGTATGTTGACTTAAGTGggcactttttaataataacacagtgGATTGGGACTtatgagttggtcgacatatATGGGATGTCGACATAAGCTGCGTTATTTTggcaaaattgtgagtgagCCCACTCTCTTAGCTGAGAAGCAACCCTACAGAAGATTGATTTCAGGTggctttactgttggcatgagacaggactgatggtagcactcaccttttcttctctggacaagcttttttctggATGCCCCAGACAATCGGAAAGCGGATTCATCAGAGACAAATGACTTTACCCCAGTCTTCAGGAGCGCAATCCCTGTACATTTTGCAAAATACCAGTCTATTCATGATGTTTTTTGATGTTTTGCTAcccttcttgacaccaggccatcttccaaaagtcttcACCTCACTGGATGCTCTGATGCCTTCTTCACAAAAATTGAAACTCACTGGAAGTGCTTGATTACCTGATTGTTTGACAACAACAATATCCTCCCCtatgaagccctttttgtgcaaAGCAATGATTACTGCActtgtttccttgcaggtaaccatggttaacagaggaaGAACAATCATTTCAAGAACTTTGTTAACTAGAGAATCACTAACACGATGTCAactggtccttttgtggcaggtctgaaatgcagtggaaattgTGTTTTggggattaagttcattttcataaCCAAGAGTTACTTTGCAGTTCATTAccattcatcttatcactcTTCACAATGTTCTGGGATACGTGCAAATTATAATACAAACTGAGGCAGCAGATTTTGTGGAAATTAATATTtcttgtcattctcaaaacttttggccaagACTGTAGGCGAACTTCTGATGCGTTCTCAGGCTGGTGAGGTGAACCAAGCAGAAACGAAGTGGTTAAAAGGGAGCGCAGGATTAAGCGTTAAAACCATGGTTGTTTTGATAAACCCAATCCAAAGGGTTTAAAGTGTCTTTCGTTGGAGACTTGTTGTCTTAACTTCCAGCTACTGACCCGCCCAGATCATCCTCCCAGCAGTGGCTGACTAATAGAGCTTGGCATCGTTGTCCTCTCCTTCATCTTCTTGTGAGTTTGATTCCCTTTCATGTGACTCACGTAACCGCCGCTATGCCCGGAATCTGAAGTCATTGGTCTGAGCCGTCAAACAGAGCACCAAAACATCCTGTGCTGCCAATGTGGGAGGGATGAAAATGTCCCCTCATGCAGACATTTATAgaatgatgtttttattttcccgCTCTCTTGCACATGGACTGACGGTCACCGCCTCCACTTGAACAATCAAAGGCTTTTCATATTAACAGGCCTGTGATGAGGTAGATGTGTTTAACAGTTACCCTCGCAAAGGGCAGAGTCACGATGGCGAGGGTCTGTGAGAAGAACGAGGTCCGACACGCTGTGACTTTTAGGGagaagttgatgctaataaaATGCTAACCTAATGAGGGGATTTAAAAGACAGCTCAGGCACAGACTTATTTTTCTTCGTCTTTTCATCTCCTGTCAACTTTCCTACcatacccccccacccccacaacacacacacacacacgttcctCCAACCTGTCCCTCCATCTTTTACGGCTTGGAAGGCCTCCACAAGCCTGAGCCTGGCGACTCACTCAAACCAGATCAAACCGGTGAACGGACCTTTAAAAGCACTTTATTTCAGGAAAAggggggagacaaaaaaaagtaaggGTTGGAATGCCAAAGTATTGTGTCGTCTTacagaatcaatatttacaggttcaaataaattaagaacaataacatgacaatgtgGAGTTATTCACAGCTTGAAATGGAAAATTCCTCGCAGTATGACCTGTGGAATGCAAAGGTGAGAAGGTGACGTGCCCCTCACCTTTCATACATCACAGCAGAAATAAGAGACAAAACTAGAAGCAGTACTGGACCAAACTCAACCGTCTGCAGCAAGTGGGACAAGGGGTGACCAAGCCGGCCCAGAAACATTCATAACCTGGAGGTTTTGGTTTTGATGCGGCCCTGATAACCAGCTATGGAGGACGATGGCGGACGTTTGGTATCAGAGGGAGAAGATGCATCTCAGACGCTGCATCGCTTTTGTGCAGCGGAACATGCACGTGCTCACCCTGCATCCCCTTGAGAAAGAGTGAGCATGCACGTGGTGGAATCATGGGCAGACGTCTGAGGTGCATGTGCAGGCTTGTTGAAAATAGCACAAGATGGCTGTCGCAGATAAGGATTCAAGCtttaactacatttttttttctattgtcgGTACTCTCCTGCTAGGCAGTAGTAGCGTACCTAAAAGGTGCACACACTGGAGTCTGATGAGGGTGGAAAGCGACAGCTCACTTTTGTGTGACCttcctcttctttgttgttaGCTAGCACATTGTGTTGTGCT harbors:
- the myoc gene encoding myocilin; the encoded protein is MFLLLCLVGLLAQGDAQDRAALWRGNDRSGRCHYTFTVASPAEASCPQTGSPEVEGLKARLSLLEALVSRLTGATTQAGGRSQSELQETLTRTVGERNLLQGEKERLERELGGLQHRMEETLREMERLRNRPCPPQSPMVPPRAGGSSPVSHLMARPNRQGDSSSLRDSAWQQGHAGFQELKAEVTEVPAPEEYTGCGVLVSVAEPVTHRKADSIAGKYGVWMQDSEAVAPYGPNMAWRIDTIGSDVRQMFGYEDMEQLSKGFPTKVLLLPEPLESTGATLYRGSLYYQRRRSRTLIRFDLASESVAARRDLPHAGFHGQFPYSWGGYTDIDLAVDEQGLWAVYSTSKAKGAIVLSQLDPHSLEVKKSWETNIRKNSVANAFVICGRLYTVGSYTAPNTTVNYMYDTETNQGKAVAIPFRNKYRYNSMIDYNPAQKKLFAWDNFHIVSYDLQLGRPMAV